The following DNA comes from Diorhabda carinulata isolate Delta chromosome 3, icDioCari1.1, whole genome shotgun sequence.
CCAAGGAAAGTTTCCCATTCTGATGATATGTTATTGACTTCACTTCGGGTcctaattgttttgtttacttGAGGTTCATttcctctattttttattttggtggTTTTTCCTGTGCTTATTacagtattttttgtatttatacattcatatttttaaaccCGTATAGTCGATGagtgattttttatcaattttttgttttttttcctcaaattaCTGAATTAATTTACACCAAAAATAGGAATGAAAATAACAGACAGAAGAGCACAAAAGAAAAACAGTCAATTAAGATATTAAATGTTATAAactgataaaagaaaaaattgaatacagGAGACACAGTGGAAGAAATGTGgacaaaatttagaaatataataataaatgcagcggaaaaaatatgtgaaagaaCAATAGTCAGAACAAGAGAACAAATTGTTTTTCGGAAACATGAAAGATgcaattaaaaagataaaacaaaaataaggaGGAATAAGGAAATAAATAACTACAGTACAATCagactataaaaaattaacatctaCAAGGAAAATCAAAAACTATTCTTTTGAGTCATTAAAATATCAGAGATACAAGTAATCATAATAAGAACTCGCTAATTGACATAAAAGATACAAAAGGAGATATAATAACAAACGAAGGTGATATCATGGAATAACGGAGGAATAACATATGCAAATCTTTATAATTagataaataactgaaaaagcAATTAGAGAAGACAGACTTGTGTTTTTTAAGATCTGGAAAAAGTATTCGACATAGTCAATAGGAATAACGTACGGAAAATCCTAGAATACAGAGGTAAAGAAGAAAAACTGagtaaaaactttatataaacaGATGAAAAACTATGTCAGAGTTAGACAAGAGGTGTCGAAAAAGGtccaaaacaacaaaaagagTAAAGCGAGTGTTAGATGAAGGGgcaaaatgaacaaaaaaataaattaaacaatataaagTCGGACACAGGaaaatgaaagaataaaaagaGCAGGTCAAGGATTAAAACAAGAGATAAAGTAGAGAACTTGAGCAGCTGGAAGATTATTCAAAGCAATTAAGATGGTTTCTAGCCAAAAAGGTAAtacccaaataaataaaaacagaaatatataaacaagtAGCCACACTTACATTGACATACGGATCAGTCACTCacacagaaacaaaaaagcaaaataaaaagaacagaATGAGATTTCtatgagaaatataaaataaatcaagataCCAGGAAATAAGGAAtaacattaaatgaaaaaatttgatgtaaaatCACAATTATGATGGTTTGGCCAAGACACAGGATAGGAAAGAATGGAAACTGATGGGGGAGAAGGACCCCGCGTTGACTCAACTCTAGCATGACTTACATCTGAAAAGATAAAAAGACTTCGGGATTAAGtaagtaaaacaaaaataaagtaaaaattcataatttgtcaaaaaaatgttgaaaaatatgaaaaaggaTCCAAAAATGTATCATTACTGTTTAAACGAAATAATCAACTTCAGATAGCTCGATATCTCATTCTTTTCACTTTGTTACACATTTCTAGTATCATATCATTAATTTTCTAATGAATAAACGCATGAAAATACCGAAATCCGTGTAATACTtcattcaaatacaaaaaaataataattgttgtgTTCCTTTTGCATGAAATCTCAGATAATTTGAACTCACTTAAATGTAGATAATTGAATTCTAGATCCcatttaattttactcaaatcaGATTAATTAAGGTATTTACTTCTCCCTTTACCGATGCAGCACCAACTTCTTTCGtttaaaggaaataataattacaatgaACTGAATGAATGTCTCAGTTTGTCATTCCATTTGAGCCACCATTTCAAAGTGAGAACAGGTGAGCTGATTACCAGctcaatttggaaaaaactcaGATCATTTGCAAAAGGTGAGccataaataaaacaatacagTACATAATGAcgaacataacctataaatgCGAAAAGTTTCATCATTGTTTAAAACTTGATAGTTGGCTCTCATTgctaaaataataacaaaacgaAGTAGTGAAAAGAAGCGAAATAGTGAATTCATGCTAAAAGTGATGTATACATAGTAGATAAAACACGTTGGTTTAACGTTTTCGAGGTCGTAGTATCCATTTATCGAAATTTCAGAAGTCGAAATATAGTACTTTTTACGTTTTACAAATAATTAGATTtgttgattcaattttttcaactggatttatgaaataaaataaaggtTTTATTATGGAGGGCATATTTTTATGAGATATAGGCTTGGCTTAAGGGAGGAAAGGtaagaaaaaacttgaaaataattaacattcGAATTGTAAACTCTTGATGTTTATATCCATTTTCTGATTAGGTTAAGTTTACTTCAAATgcgattaggttaggtttactttaacttaggttaggttatccCAATAGGCCGATAACtgaggaaaaatatattttactatgAAATGCAATGAAGAACTGCCGCGTCGTTACTTGTAATTCTTAAATCTAATTCGAAAAGCCGAACTGGAAGTTAACCCATTCAATTATTAACGATCAAATATTTCTGCCATATCCGCCATGATTCAAAGGTACTATTGAGACTACTCAGTGTTTGCTGATGATCTATCACTCCTTTCagaaagttcagaatgtggTATGGCTCTAGCTGTCAAAATGTAATACTTTGGTGTTGCTTTTACATAATGTGGCTAGAGGTTTCGTATTCCACGTATCAGAATCTGTACGTTGAATCCTAGCGTCTACAGGTGTCCATTCAGGCTTATTTAgattaatatattcaataaatcttTGGTTAGAGGTTCATATGAGTCTCTTTGTCTGTCTTAAGCTAGGTGGATTATTCCATTATTTCCCTATCTATCTATTTTTCCAACGTTTTCTCTATTGTTCTGTAACCGATTCCACACATGGGTTCAGGAACTACTGTTGCTATTTAATTGTCCTCCACTTCGGTGTGTCACGGAACTACTATATATCCTTTATCCTacattaatcattatttttaactaataattttaaattcaatcgaTTTATAAAATGTCTTAATAATAAAGTGGCAAAATTTGAACTACTAAAATATTTACCTTATCGAAATGCaacaatttcttataaaattctGGGAAATTGAAGCGCCCTTCTCGGACGAGCTCTTTCGTTTTACTTCTTAGTTTGTTCCACATACGaacccaaataaaaaaatctcttttaaATAAACATGGTTCAATGCTGGCATCTTTCATTAAATCTTGTACTCCATATTGATCTCTGACATAACGGTCACCAAAAGCATGGTTCTTCGGAACACAAGTTATATTACGGttactataaataataaaaatttttaaaacatgaagccgttagtaatttttatttttggtagaAAATTCCCCATATTTCAGTCCTTGAATTAAGGTTCAAGATGTGTTTATTCTTCATCTGATTCTATTCAAAACAATGGGATGTACAGGGTGATTTATAACTATTGGGACATAGAGGGGtgcaaatttgaaataaaatataaatgaaaggCTGTGTGAAAGTGAACCTTTACACAGTTATATAGTATTACTTACAGCCATTTTAGTCAAAAGCACTAAAGCACCAGCTAACAAGAAAAGTCCCTAATATCCTAATATGGGAGTACCAGGTATACTGAGCAATGAGGAAGCAGATAGCCTTTTCAAAAAAAGGAGCAACGACTCCATACCTAGGACCAGAGCCCATCTGTGGATTCATGAGATGCCACATCAGTAACAAACTGAATGGATGGCTAAAGAATCAGATAAGAGTCTTACTGGAGATACACTCCAGTCTGAAGAACTTTtcgtgatgaccagaaacgataTGAAACTGGTGATAGGAAGACAATCGCAGTTTTTGCTAGCAAACCatggaaacagcagagcatCTACTTTGCGAGTGTCCTGCCCATTTGGCTAAAAGGCTCAAGTGCCTTGAAGGAGGGACGTAGGACACAAAAACCCCCAAAACTGGACTCCTTTGGgagtattttggaagcagaacaatGAGATGTAGAGTCTTGTACTAAATTGTACTAAGTATAGGTGCAGAGCCAAAATAATCTACAATGCACGATTCTATATTTTCCTGGCTGTTTTAAATGCTTTTATGGTACAAAAATGGTTATCGATTCTTTTACAAGAAATCAAAGTATTTTACAATTGTTTTAGaataatcagaaaatatttatatcatttttaacgAATCTAGATGATTATTAAAtcctaaaaaaaaatagaaaggtATGTTTCTAGTAATTTTGGATAATTGGCGTGCAAAAAGAATATGAATGCATGAATTAGgatcgatttttgaaaaatttaattccttttttcaaaatcgaaAATTCCCACTGGTTGACTTTAGTCTTAACAGATGTTTTTTCACTTTCCTTTTGATGGTGAGTAAGGAAGTAGTTATCCACGTAAATATATGGTACAAGATTtgaaatgataattaaaatagGACCATTGGTCTAAGGACAAGTTATTTGGAGTTAAATATAACAATGGGAAACATTTGTTCAACATATTTTAGTAAAGTATATAATACCCACACTTTCTGTTGAATATGGCAAGgatatgtagaaaaaattttaatagtttgaGTTCAATTTTCAACAGTTAAAATATACCCATTTATtaatgaaacaccctatataaggtgatatcaacaaaattttttttgctccATATCAGTTTGTAATAAATGATAAGTTTAGATATAATGATTTCATCAAGATCTTTTATTGCTAAATGTgctttaaaaattgatatggaTATCCCTATAGTATTTCTACAGCTTTTAAGGTATATTTTCTATAAGATATGAAGCACATCTTGAAAGTAGTCTTTCCGATAATTTCCCCTTAAAGTAAAAGTAATTATCCGTGTTGATTGCGCAGATATAACATATGAATCATCTGCCAACTGATCCCGCAAGCCCAGCCTCCTTCCTATAGCGTGGTAACAATAGTCCGAAACACTGAGGAATACTTTTCATCAGGTGTTGTGCTCGTCCACATAGGTCTCGACGCACAGTAGTTGTTTTGACGCAGTTTGGCTGGGAATTGTTTGATCATCCACCCTAAAGCCCCGATCTTGATTCCGGTGACAAGAAATTCCTATCGACCGTTTTGAAAAGGAAGAAGAGCTGAAGACTTTTACATGCTGGTTCCATTCACAGAGGACATAAATATACAAAAGTTGATAGTGACAAGAAATTCCTCGAGCTTGACTGGGAATTCATTGATTATTCACCCTAAAACTCTGTTCTTGAACCCGGTGACAAGAAATTCCTATCGACTGTTTTGACCACAACGAGGAGCCGAAGGTGTCAGTCACACACTGGTTCCATTCGCTGAGGACATACACatacaaaatttgatgtcaGTGACAAGAAATTCCTCTTGTTCGTTTTCGCAAGGAGGAAGAGCTGAAGACATCTGTTACATTCTGGTTAACAGAGTTCGAAGACTATAGTTGATCCCACAAGTGGTTCTGGTGATGGCTAGGTTGAAAAATACCTGAAACATTGGTGTACTTGTTAATACATATGTCCCAAAAGtggaagttatttttttttaaatacataaactTACTTTCTGGATGTGCCTCGTATCTTTTATGATAGTATTTGATACTACTTCTAATgagatgaaaaaattttttttatactatttaaatgtattaaataattgGAAGTTTGTATACTTGATgcaattaattgttattttcatctaattttgatatgaaatgatATCCCATAAATATTATGGGGTatcattatgaattttcagtTCAatgtaagtaaaaaaaaattatttacggTGCTAATGATTTTCCAAGTACTGGTTTCCATTTGTCTATGAGGTCTGCTTGTATTCGACTGGCATAAGTTATCGGCTTTTGAATATGCCATTGGCAACAACATTTCACACAAATTCCtctataatcaaaatttgtttttttgccAAAACATGCCTTTTCATCAAATGGTGGTGACAGAtaactgaaataatatttcaaattaaaatatatcgtTAGCAATTATGTTTCAGATTGCACATAGTTACCCATTACATACCTATACCTTATACcgatatttcattattaaatataatatgaaaaacaaaaatatactatgCAAATGACAACTAATGTGTATGATAATAGACATTGAAGACATACATAAGGGAATTTATTTATTGccaacaatacaaaataaaaaaaaaacaagaaaatgtaggaaggaaaaaaatcgaaacatAGTGATCAAATTTAGAGAGTTACGTGGCTATTTTATTCCCTATCCTTATACAAATGCTCTTGAGTGGGTCTGATACCATGTATCATATTTGAGTGTTTTTTACTTGTAATGTTTCCGGAAAGTATGTATGCTTGATGGTGTGCCCCTCCATCACACAGTTTCCGTTTACTATCTATGAAActagtatttatttattcatattttgataaatttgtagGGTATTCAAGTTGAGTTGAGTCTTCCTGAGGAAAATTGAGTAGCTACAGACTTGCTAAAGTAGGGACAAATAAACCCTTCATAGGACCCTACCCCTTTTAAGAAATCAAATACAGAACAATGAAGAAAACCTTGAAAAAGAGTGTAGATTGGGAAAAACAGTTACTGGACCAATCTACCTAGGTTGGGACACTACAGGACTCCAGTGTTTCACATCACACGAAGATCTCTAGCAGCTAAAGCCATTCCAGATCCTGAAGTTTCTAAGGGGAGTTGGTTAATATATCAGCTTTAAATACTGAGAATACCCAGGTCACGACAAGAAAAAAAGACAGAATAGATCCTTTAAGTCAAAAATTAGCTAGGAAAACTAAAAAGTCAGATTAAAAACTCAGAAATTATCTATGAAATCTATCTATTGAAATGAGTTGCTCTTTGTTACAACTCTATGTTTTATTGGCTGAAAATGAAGGCATTAATCCattaaggaaaaatattttctagtggAAGATTTGGATACAACTCCCAATATGCTTTTTTTGAGTTCACTATAGTTCGTTTagatttcattaaataaatagtaTATAGGAAAATAtgctattttaaaaacataagaGGCTTTTTTTAATATCCAATTATGCTAGTAAGTAGGTATCATAGTTTATCAAAGTTTATTCATCACCTTTCAACAAAATTCAGTCTCAAGTACTGAATTTTTGGATACTTTTGTTTCTACACAGACTATTATAATGAGTAACCATGTAcactgaatttaaaaaatagtataataaataacagtaacatgattttaaatattattacccTCTGAGAAGTTGTTCGCCAGCATTATAATCATTGTgcgtttttttgtaataatcaTGACCTACTTGACTTTCCCATAGTACCTCGTATGGTGTTTTTGAAGGGTTAATTAGTTCTTTTACACTTGTCtctaaaaatgtaatataatttAAAGTTTTGTAATATAGAAAGTTTGATACAGGGAAGAAAGACATTATGGAATATAAAACAAAGTTCAGTGAAGACAGCTGAATAAAGAGGTAACGAAAGCTGGAAGAATTGACATCAGAAACTATAACAACAAATTGTTAACCGAAGTCAACCAGATAGTAACAAAATCTACATTGAACAATTTCAGAATTGAAACTGAATCTCCAGAAATTCAATTAATCGATTTAAAAAGTAAAGCTTTGTGGAGTTGAAAAGTTACAGAAAAGCAAGTTAGAAGAGTTGGATGACCAGAATAGTTGTGAGGTGAAGAAAAATTAgctaaaaaactcaaaaatcagccaaaaatctcaaaaattagttgtaaaaacttaaaaacagctaaaaacacaaaaataagcTAGAAACCTCAAAAATCAGCTGGAAAAAATTAGGTAGAGAACTCAAAGATTAGCCATCGCTCCCATTGAATTTGTATGCctatttgtttgttattgaagTACAAGTTAGGGTTGtgtataaatgtttgttttattttattcacttaAATGATGAgtaattatctaataatttcatataaatatgtaagtatattatctaatttgttgtaaaaaacactaaaaatatgcgaataaatattttttcttatgaataaagataatttttttacaaagaaaactTTAGTTAAGAGTACTATTTATTATGGGCAACATAAAATTTTGTGGCTCTTTAAAAACGTTGAAATCTTATAAATGTTTGGCTCTTCTGATTTAAGACATTAGATTGTTAAAAATGCTGTATTCCAAAGAAATAGTGCCAAACTTAACAACAATTgtttaaagaataataattaataggtGATAATTATATTGTGATTAAGTGATTACCTTTGACTGACGGTTTTCCAAAAGTAACAGTGGTAGGTATCATCCCTTTCGGTAGACCTGGAACTGGATCTCTTACTTTTCCAATTTCTTTATTCCATAAAGAGTCATATGTAGTTTCACGTAAATCTTGTAAAAGAGTTTGATATCTCGTTTCTAATGGAGGATTCAATACTTTTGATATCTGCAATACATTAATATAACcagtatatattataaaacaaagtcTGTTCACCATTAACTCAAAAACTAATAAagtgattatatatatatatatatatatatatatatatatatatatatatatatatgagagaaatgctttattgtcaaaccTTTCTGatctttatctacctactccatgTTCAGAATTTGTTAAAGGCTCAATAAAATgcacaatttattataattatttactgGAAATTGCCTTCTATGTTATAAATCACTAAAATTTAATTCAGAGCATACTTCAAACTGGATAAAATTGGTATTGATctctatattatatttcaaagttttgtgtaaataaaaaataataaaattatagttacttcaaacaacatataaaaaagagacaattttttatacagaattATATATACTTCTTTGAACTTCATAATCCAATAAAcacaattcattaaaaaattcttattattaaaagagtatcaaaaattgaaagtcTTATCTTTTTGAGAGGACAGATACTTTGAAGGTAAAATAACAGAAGTTGGAGGGaagttttatgttttattgGTGGCTATAAGATattctataatgaaaattattaaaatagatctaataattgaattaaaaaaaagtcaTTTGCTCTTATTTCAACAACTACACACTACTCTATTCACTTTTTTACACTACTTGTAAAATGTTACTTATATAAATAGCTGACAAGAGGTTTATCCTTCACATCTCCCATATTAAAGAGTCAATACCCTATTCACCACTTGTAGAAATATCCGAAGAAGTCCATTTATCCCgcacaattattatattatgattcaaatgaattaaattcaaaatttctttgcaattaatattaaatacaatttatattgcTAAATCACCTCGGTATTTCGCCCAAAAAAAGCAGGTTGCTTAAAATTTGGAAGTTTTAGAGGAGGCTCAAATCTATCTTCATGCCAAATATTGGCATCATGCTTCAGTGCAGTTAttttatcttcaatattatattccTTGAACGTGTTAGCAGCATTATTTGAATCTGTTGTTATTTTCCCCGCCTAAAAGGGAAATAAATTATTCCTATAGCCACCGAATTTCTTCATAAATCAA
Coding sequences within:
- the LOC130891832 gene encoding EF-hand domain-containing family member B-like — its product is MGSNKGRFIDRSPLICAAGKITTDSNNAANTFKEYNIEDKITALKHDANIWHEDRFEPPLKLPNFKQPAFFGRNTEISKVLNPPLETRYQTLLQDLRETTYDSLWNKEIGKVRDPVPGLPKGMIPTTVTFGKPSVKETSVKELINPSKTPYEVLWESQVGHDYYKKTHNDYNAGEQLLRGYLSPPFDEKACFGKKTNFDYRGICVKCCCQWHIQKPITYASRIQADLIDKWKPVLGKSLAPNRNITCVPKNHAFGDRYVRDQYGVQDLMKDASIEPCLFKRDFFIWVRMWNKLRSKTKELVREGRFNFPEFYKKLLHFDKEKVGRLPKDKFYELCLNSHINFSLADMEPLLKLLNVIEGDQIDYTLFVNMINVNAPPIELMSVKDIPPDKLYYITTSQASSCDFLFINNAEMRSSGIPTCRTDLSAPQTPPGSCLADIENLGDSTNIKTLLNPSIYANYGLSYRDFFLPRQPEMLRALFEKIGYSFSENNFEKIWKEGVEQDGTGLVCVDTFKKILQKYSHRQKIQVDEADC